The Engystomops pustulosus chromosome 1, aEngPut4.maternal, whole genome shotgun sequence genome has a window encoding:
- the LOC140134783 gene encoding aquaporin-7-like isoform X1, translating into MKIGSFIANKIRSAISIRNQWVREAMAELLSTFIMMTFGLGAVAQVVLGKNAFGQYLSINLSFGIGVTMGIHVAGGVSGAHMNCAVSLTNCVLGKLSWKKLPIYMISQITGAFLAAVIIYFLYYEALYNYCDGNFTVTGPLETASIFATYPQPYLSIGGGFLDQVIGTGALLLCILAINDKKNSAALDGTQAVVVGLLVTVIGMSMGMNSGYAINPARDLGPRLFTAAAGWGVDVFRVGNYWCWVPIVAPMVGGLTGAFLYKLLVGLHHQPKAEEKKLSDMEKGNTEMANCDYM; encoded by the exons ATGAAAATCGGCAGCTTCATCGCCAACAAGATCCGCTCCGCGATATCTATCCGCAACCAGTGGGTACGAGAGGCCATGGCCGAGCTGCTCTCCACCTTCATCATGATG ACGTTCGGTTTGGGAGCGGTGGCGCAGGTGGTTCTGGGTAAGAATGCCTTCGGACAATACTTGAGCATTAATTTATCTTTCGGGATTGGAGTCACCATGGGAATCCACGTGGCCGGGGGAGTGTCTG GGGCTCACATGAACTGCGCCGTGTCACTCACCAACTGCGTCCTGGGGAAACTCTCATGGAAGAAACTCCCAATATATATGATTTCTCAGATCACCGGAGCCTTCCTGGCCGCAGTCATCATCTACTTCTTATACTATG AGGCTTTGTACAATTACTGCGATGGAAACTTCACTGTGACAGGTCCTTTGGAGACAGCCAGTATATTTGCGACTTACCCACAACCATACCTGTCCATAGGTGGGGGCTTTCTAGATCAG GTGATCGGCACCGGGGCGCTCCTGCTCTGTATCTTGGCTATAAATGATAAGAAGAACAGCGCCGCTCTGGATGGGACACAAGCTGTGGTCGTCGGACTCCTGGTCACCGTTATTGGGATGTCCATGGGGATGAATTCGGGATACGCCATAAACCCCGCCAGGGATTTGGGGCCACGTCTCTTCACTGCAGCTGCTGGATGGGGAGTGGACGTTTTCAG GGTCGGGAATTACTGGTGCTGGGTTCCCATTGTGGCCCCCATGGTGGGCGGCCTGACCGGTGCCTTCCTGTACAAGCTGCTAGTGGGGCTGCACCATCAGCCGAAAGCGGAGGAGAAGAAGCTAAGTGACATGGAGAAGGGGAACACAGAGATGGCGAACTGTGACTATATGTGA
- the LOC140134783 gene encoding aquaporin-7-like isoform X2, giving the protein MKIGSFIANKIRSAISIRNQWVREAMAELLSTFIMMTFGLGAVAQVVLGKNAFGQYLSINLSFGIGVTMGIHVAGGVSGAHMNCAVSLTNCVLGKLSWKKLPIYMISQITGAFLAAVIIYFLYYEALYNYCDGNFTVTGPLETASIFATYPQPYLSIGGGFLDQVIGTGALLLCILAINDKKNSAALDGTQAVVVGLLVTVIGMSMGMNSGYAINPARDLGPRLFTAAAGWGVDVFR; this is encoded by the exons ATGAAAATCGGCAGCTTCATCGCCAACAAGATCCGCTCCGCGATATCTATCCGCAACCAGTGGGTACGAGAGGCCATGGCCGAGCTGCTCTCCACCTTCATCATGATG ACGTTCGGTTTGGGAGCGGTGGCGCAGGTGGTTCTGGGTAAGAATGCCTTCGGACAATACTTGAGCATTAATTTATCTTTCGGGATTGGAGTCACCATGGGAATCCACGTGGCCGGGGGAGTGTCTG GGGCTCACATGAACTGCGCCGTGTCACTCACCAACTGCGTCCTGGGGAAACTCTCATGGAAGAAACTCCCAATATATATGATTTCTCAGATCACCGGAGCCTTCCTGGCCGCAGTCATCATCTACTTCTTATACTATG AGGCTTTGTACAATTACTGCGATGGAAACTTCACTGTGACAGGTCCTTTGGAGACAGCCAGTATATTTGCGACTTACCCACAACCATACCTGTCCATAGGTGGGGGCTTTCTAGATCAG GTGATCGGCACCGGGGCGCTCCTGCTCTGTATCTTGGCTATAAATGATAAGAAGAACAGCGCCGCTCTGGATGGGACACAAGCTGTGGTCGTCGGACTCCTGGTCACCGTTATTGGGATGTCCATGGGGATGAATTCGGGATACGCCATAAACCCCGCCAGGGATTTGGGGCCACGTCTCTTCACTGCAGCTGCTGGATGGGGAGTGGACGTTTTCAGGTAA
- the TPGS2 gene encoding tubulin polyglutamylase complex subunit 2, which produces MGEKSEKVLAAHTEKITLGISRILESSPGVTEVKIEEKPPAERRALVSWEQKHSCTLPEDLRNFYLMTDGFHMSWSVKLEDNPVPVGSMVINSISNLIHLKGSSSYSLPNSPSLADLEDDSDEEGLPDKPHFDSRNVIFELDPCDGNGKVCLVYRKHQPGEATPDPTIWFLDRALYWHFLTDTFTAYYRVLLCHLGLPQWQYSFTSYGLSPQAKQWMNMYKPITFSPLQLSEDPDSFINKLDPNKIFKGKNKTPVTKKKLPGPPKNPPSTSKRPEPPGAPKK; this is translated from the exons ATGGGAGAAAAGAGCGAGAAGGTCCTGGCAGCGCACACTGAGAAGATCACCCTGGGGATCAGCCGGATACTGG AGTCGTCTCCAGGGGTGACAGAGGTGAAGATTGAGGAGAAGCCTCCTGCAGAGCGTCGCGCCTTAGTCTCCTGGGAGCAG AAACACTCCTGCACATTACCAGAAGATCTGAGGAACTTCTACCTTATGACTGACGGCTTCCACATGTCCTGGAGTGTGAAGCTGGAGG ATAATCCGGTCCCAGTCGGTTCCATGGTCATCAATAGCATTTCCAACCTGATTCACCTGAAAGGTTCCTCATCCTACTCCCTGCCCAACTCCCCCTCACTGGCCGACCTGGAAGACGACTCCGATGAGGAGG GCCTCCCGGATAAGCCGCACTTTGACTCCAGGAACGTGATCTTTGAGCTGGACCCATGTGATGGAAACGGGAAGGTGTGTCTGGTCTACAGGAAGCACCAGCCGG GGGAGGCGACTCCTGATCCTACAATCTGGTTCCTGGACCGCGCGCTCTACTGGCATTTCCTTACAGACACATTCACAGCTTATTACCGGGTCCTGCTCTGCCACCTGGGGCTCCCGCAATGGCAGTACTCCTTCACCAGCTACGGACTGAGCCCCCAGGCCAAG CAATGGATGAACATGTACAAACCCATCACCTTCAGCCCCCTGCAGCTTTCTGAGGACCCAGACTCTTTCATTAACAAACTGGACCCAAACAAGATTTTCAAGGGCAAAAACAAGAccccagtaacaaaaaagaagctGCCAGGACCCCCGAAGAATCCCCCATCTACCTCCAAGAGACCAGAGCCGCCCGGTGCCCCGAagaagtga